CCTGAATGATGGTCAGGATGTTGTTGAAATCGTGGGCGATGCCGGCGGCCAGTTGTCCAACCGACTCCATCTTCGAGGACTGTCGCAGCTGATTCTCCAGATTGAGTCGGTCAGTGACGTCCTCCGACCAGGAATAGACGACCTGATGCGGGACAATGGGGGCGAACGACCAGCTCAGCGTCCGACGTCCCATGGTGGTGTCCATCCGGATCTTGCTCTGTCCGGTGGACAGGCACATTTTAACGATGGTCGTGATGTTGAGCGGCAGCACCTCGCGCGGATGGGTTTTTCCCAGGGCACGGGTCAGAGCCACCACCGCATCGTTGAAATAGATCAGATTGCCATCCGCCGCAAAGGCCCACACCGGATGCGGGTTGTAGCGCGGGAAAGCGGCTAGCCGTTCGATCTCGATTTCGGCCCGTTTGCGTTCGCTGATATCGCGCGAGACCAGCAGTGCCCGTTGAGGCTGTCCGCGCTCGTCGAAGATCCAATTCCCGGTCGTCTCAAAGCTCTGCCACTTGTTGTTCTGCATCCGCCAGCGGATTTCGACATTGCAGCCCTCTCGGAAAAACAAGGCTTCTTCGAAAGTGCGCCGGAGCGCCTTGACATCGCTGGGATGCACCCATTCCTCGTAGCTCTTGGCCAGCATCGCCTCCGGATCTTGTCCCAAGACCCGTTGGTGGGACGGGCTTACATAGAGAAAATGGTAGTCGAGATCCATCAGCGCGATCAGGTCGCGAGTGTTCTCGGTGATGAGTCGATACTGTTCCTCACGACGCCGGAACGCGAGTTCCGCATTGGCCTTCTCCGCTTCAAACCGGCGCTTCTCCAGCGCGTTGAGCACCGCCATGGGCAGGCGCCTCAGGCTGGCCTTGAGAATGTAATCCTGAGCGCCGCGCTTCATGCACTCGACCGCGATCTCTTCCGAGTGATGTCCGGTGACGAGAATGAGCGGGATGTCCTTGTGCTCGCTTTGCAAGAGTTCGAGCGCGTTGAGGACATTGAATTGAGGAAGAGTGTAGTCCGACAGGATGAGGTCCGGCTGGAAGGCGTGGATCTCATGGATGAACTGCGCCCGGTTTTCGGCACGGCGCGACTCAAAGGGGATTTTGGCGCGGTGCAGTTCCGTTTCGATTAACTCGGCATCCAGTTCCACATCCTCAACGATGAGGATTCGATCAATCCTTTGATGCATAAGCTTGGTAGGGGCTAGTGAGACACAACACCAATGACTTCCGCGCCGCTGGGCCATCATGGCC
This genomic stretch from Verrucomicrobiales bacterium harbors:
- a CDS encoding response regulator; the protein is MHQRIDRILIVEDVELDAELIETELHRAKIPFESRRAENRAQFIHEIHAFQPDLILSDYTLPQFNVLNALELLQSEHKDIPLILVTGHHSEEIAVECMKRGAQDYILKASLRRLPMAVLNALEKRRFEAEKANAELAFRRREEQYRLITENTRDLIALMDLDYHFLYVSPSHQRVLGQDPEAMLAKSYEEWVHPSDVKALRRTFEEALFFREGCNVEIRWRMQNNKWQSFETTGNWIFDERGQPQRALLVSRDISERKRAEIEIERLAAFPRYNPHPVWAFAADGNLIYFNDAVVALTRALGKTHPREVLPLNITTIVKMCLSTGQSKIRMDTTMGRRTLSWSFAPIVPHQVVYSWSEDVTDRLNLENQLRQSSKMESVGQLAAGIAHDFNNILTIIQGHAQLLLSTAKLENRANDSVKQISLAADRAANLTRQLLMFSRKQAMQPQLMNLNEVVQNITKMLRSLVGDQVALQFDRARQLPIINADPGMMEQILVNLAANARDAMPRGGSITITTKSVDIDASYVTRHPEAHPGTYVCLSVTDTGCGMTPETLSHIFEPFFTTKEVGKGTGLGLATVYGIVKQHEGWVEVSSDLDVGTTFRLYLPICAQATSASETMMEPSQALGGEETILVVEDEGSLRDLVKEILQSYGYRVLEASSGTEALQVWDQHKDEVDLLFTDMMMPEGVSGRELAQRLSADKPTLRVIFTSGYSVDVVATDFNFREGVNFLQKPYLPETLAQTIRNCLDHKEKLSAF